The Muribaculum intestinale genome includes the window CGGAATCTCTATATTCTTCTTGTCCTTATATCTCACAACGAGTGCGGCATGAAATTCAGTGACGGTTGTCCTCACCATAGCCCGACCTTTGTCAAGAACGAGATACAGCATCGCCAGATCGCGCCCGCTCTGACGGAGGTTTACATGTTCGTCGATAGAATCGAAAAGATACTCATCACCGTTGGGCAGCAGTTCTTCAAGCGTCCGGCGTTTCTTCTGTTTGCCGGTGATAGGTTTCTTCTCGGAGGTTTCTTTCATTGTCGCTTTCGTATCTGTCGGCAATGATTTGAATTTAGATACCACACTTGCAGTGACTGTCGGGGTCTCTCCGATTTCATCAAGTTCTTCCACAAACTTGACCCAGTCTGCCTCCGTCCTTGCCTTTATCGAAATGCTACGGTTGATAATGACCTTAATGTTTACACGCGCGAGGCGACGTAAAAGAAAATTCAATTTAGGATTGCGGATCATTTCCTCTCCATATTCTACCATACACTCGAAACTGCGGCCAAAGAAAAGCCAACATAGCATGGCCGGCACATTACTGTCGGGCAGCTGGGCAAAGAAGTGTAGGGATAATTTGGAGATAATTCCTTCCTCCTTGAGCATGGTCTCCAGATCTTCTATCCCTTCGGAGCGGTCATTCTTCAGATACAATACGAGTTCCTTTTCAAATCTTGGAATCATCATACACGCTTCTGCAAATACCACATCGAACCCCTTGCCATCGCGGTTGTGCATCAAGTCGGAGAAATCGCAATATTCCTGATAGTGGGTGCGCTGCCATTCTTTCAGCAGCTCTTTGGTAAGCCTTTTAGTGTCCTCTTTATTCATTCAGGGGGCATTAACAGTGAAACAAAATATTACATCACCATTGAAAACGCTTCCCCAAAAGAAAAGTTCAGTGAATGCGTATTGGGGGGAGAATCTGCCCGAATAAAGAAAAGACCACTATTTTTAACAAAATTTTCTTGTCCACCCCGCTCTAAAACTCAAATTCGTGGACAATTTGCGGACAAATATACAAAACAAAAAAATCTCTATTTACCTAATTTATAGATAAGTAGAGATTTTTAGAGGTGGTCCCACTTGGGCTTGAACCAAGGACTCCCTGATTATGAGTAGGTGGAAGGCGTGATTTTGAACGAAACCGTATGAAACTTTGTTAATAATATACAGATTGATTATCAGATATTTGCAAGTACAAAACAATCTTTGTAATTTTGTGCGAGACCTCTTGAAACTCGCGAGTTGTGTTCAAAATGTGTTCAAACCCCATTTGCTGAACACGCTCCCTGATTGTTTTATTGGATCTGGCAGGTCTGATAAAAACTTGAACACAACTTTGAACACATCAATATGAATAAGGCTCTCTTCAGCGACGAATCCCGGAGATTCGCAGGGGCGACGGTGTATATCATTCTCGCTCCTGATAATAGATATAAATTCGACACAGGCAAATCTGTGCCGTTGACAGTCTGCGTCACCCATCAGCGGGCGAGAAGATATTTCTCAACCGGATATAAGGTGTCATCAATGAAAGAATACGAGGCTCTGTTCTCAAAATCTAATACCGCCATCGAAACTCGAAAAGAACTTCGCAAGATGTTTGATCGGGTATGCGCCAAAGCTGATGAGCTTATCTTGCTCAATCGCTTCTCTGTAGCCGACTTGAAAAGCTATCTCGACAAGTCGGAAGGGAAAGTGACAGAAAAAACGATGAGAGCAGATGATACTTTTTCTTATTGGGCAGCTCTTGGAGCATCGAAAGAAAAAGTAAAGACCCGCGCTATGTATTCTTCCGCGCTTGACTGGTTCAAACTGTTCCGCAAGGATAAACCTATTTCTCTCAGTGCTGTCGATACCGCCATAATTACACGCTTCGCCAAATGGCTTGATGAACAGAAAGCGCGAAACGGCACAGATCAGCCGCTTTCTTTGGACACGCGAATGGTAATTCTTCGCGCCACTCGTGCTGTGTTCAATCAGGCATATAAAGACGGACACACCACTATGGTTCCCAATTTCAAAGGTCTTATTCATGCAGGCAACCGTCGCCGCTTGAATGCCTTGACTGTGGAAGAAGTATTGAGGTTGTGGGAATATTGGCTTGCTGCACCTGATAAGCAATCGAAGTATGCCCGTGCCGTTGGGCGCTCGCTACTTCTTTATTGTCTGAATGGTATGAATACTATAGATATGGCTAAACTCGTCTGGACAGAGAAGGCGGCAGTCTCGCAGAAATTTCCGCAATTTGTTTTCATCCGATCTAAGATTGACAGGGCAAACAAACCTATCGGCAAGCAGCTTGATGAAACATCAGTACCCATAATTCCGCAGTTACGGCAATTGCTTGATGTGTATGCATCACCATATAGTCCCGGTGAACTGGTTTTCCCTGATATTTTTCTTAATGCCGTCACTGATGAACAGAAAGCAATCCGTGTTCACGACTTTAACCGCCGCATCTCAAAGAACATAAAGGACGTATGCGAATCTCTCGGAATCCAAAGTGTCACTCCCCAGTATGCCCGCAACTCGTTTATCTCGGCATTGGCGCATCATGGGGTCATGACCGCTTACATAGACTATGCGGTAGGTCATGCCACATCGGAGGTGTCTGCACTCCTTGCAGGTTATATATCCAATGTAACACCCGCTATGATGCAGGCTTTCAACGAGAAAATCTTCATAGTGCCACCAATTTTATGAAGCTTCATCCAAAAAAAATGTCATGAATGTCGGTTTATCGTAGTACGTATCCCCCCAATATGCCTATTTATCGTAGTTTGACATACTAAAATTTGCGGGTTTACCGAAGTTTGATCTTTATAGCCAATACATGGCTGGTAAACGAAAAAAGAGCGGTCAAGGCCGCTCTTTTTATTGTAGACTGAATTCAATTGCAACTTCAGACAAAATCTTCAGTAACATTGAAATTTTCGTAGAAATCCTCTCTGGCTTTGAGGAGCGAATCGATGTCCGCGCACAAGAATGTGCAGTTGAAGTCATAGATTGGCTGAAGTGCTGACATTGCCATATCTTCACGGAGTCCCATCATATTCTTGTAATGATTCACCAAATGGCGGTCGGAAGTGGAGTCGGCTGCAAAGAGATATAAGAATTCACAACCAGTGAGGCTTCTTATCTTTTCAACAATGCCAACAATCACATGCCAGAACATAGTGGATCCTATTCTGTTTTTTGCTGAGAACCCGTATGTCTGCCATTTATTCCGGTAAGCTTCATTGACACAAAAGTGGGTCAATTCTATAGAAGGAAAAGATTTGGCGACCTGCTTATTGGTAGGCATTGAGTCGAATTTACCCAATAATCGTTCGATGTCTTCCTTTGCTTCCTTGAGTTTCGTCTTGATTTCTTCTATATACTCCTTTACCACAGCTTGATCGCCTCTTTGTTCAAGTTCCATAAGCTTTATTTTATGGTTCTTGAATTTTTCAAATTTCTTCAATTCCTCAAATTCTGAGTAAAGGAGCCCACACTTGATTGAAAAATAACAGAGGATTTCGCCGTCTTCATTCCTAACTGCATAGCATGCACACCTGTTCTCAGCATCGTCATCAAATGCATTTCCTACAAGATAGTCAACCAAATTCTCGTTTTTGGAGTTCTCAAAGTCACTGACTTCTCTGAGCAATGAATCGTCTTCTTTCAATCGCGTGACGCTGAATGAATTCAGAATGTCTAATTGATCTTTGGTAATTTTCATTGGGGACACATGAATCGTCTGTACTTGATGACCCTGGCATCATACTCTATATCGGAAGTCTCAATTTCCACAGGGTATGAACCGACCTCTTTATCTTTGGCCTTTTGCCAACAAGTCTCGCCGTGAGAAATATTGCTCAATGTCCAAGACCCCATCCCTGCATATCTCCTTAATGTGTCTTCAAGAACAGGAATATATTCTGAGTCTGCTGATAACGATTGAACCTGACGATCCCAGTGTGTTTTTCTGAGACAGCGCATGACTGGTCCGTATTTCCACGCTTCAAATTTGTCAAGAAACATAGGTTTCCCCAATAGGACAAAACTTTCCCTCTGGGTGAAATAAAGCAATTTATGGAGCTTCATTTCATCCATAGTACTACCTGATTCTTGCTCGTATCGCTGAAGCAGATACTTTGCTGCTGTCCTAACATCAATCATTTTGTAAGGGAGTTCTGATTTCTTAATCTGCAAAGATAAAACAAATTTCTCAGACTTTTACACCTTCGACTTAAAGGTTTAACTTTTTTTAGCATAATAACACTTCAGTATTTTAATTCCTTTCAATTAGACTTTCTGTGAACACTCCTGATATATTAGTTGTTTGAGTTACTGAGTGCTAAAATTTCATAACGTTTCAACAAGTATTGTTAAGAAAGATTGGCATTCATATTCATCAGCCCGTTAAATACCACCCCGCCAATGCCAAACTATACGACCTTACGCGATGTTGTGCCAATATTGGAAGATTTGAGGCAGCTTACGAAAGTTCCGCTGGTAGCCAAACAGGATACAATTTTATACAAGCGAATTGCCGAAGCCACCAGCAAACTATGTTCTATTGATATCGAAAACGCTATCATCGAATCTCACGCCTCTGGAGAAATCGGAAAGGTACAAGCTGACCAAACCCGAAATTACTGTGCCGAGATTGCAACAAGGCTACTTACATTCTGGAGTGTATTCCATACGTTGGACCGTGAACGTAAGAATAAATCCAAGGCAGACATGATAGACGGGTACGAAAGCAACCACTTCCTAAAAGACGTGGAGATTTTCTATATCTGTGCAGCTCATTATGAGTACGCACTAAAGGCTTGCCACAAAATCCCGGTGCCTGACGACTGGACGATAGATAAATACAAACAGGAAATCGAGCAATTCCATATGTCCGAAACCCGTGAAGGATGGCTTGAAAAGAAACGGGAGTTCCTTAAGAAATTACAGGAAAGCGTTGAATATGACGAATTTCTGTTGAAGCCATCATTCGATGTGTACCATGAGTTGCGAAGTGTCTGTCGTAGAATTTTCATCACGGTGGAGCGATACTTTCCGCCATGTGAAATTCGGTTACATCCGAAATGTAAAGAAACCTTTATCCAAAAGATGCAGGTTCCCAATGGTAGTTATCCGGCACCTGAACAACCTGTAAAACAGAATCAGACAAATACGAAATCATGCCGACAATGGGAAGAAGATCTGTTCCCTATGTTACTTGTTTCGGAGTTATACGAAGTTTGTTCTGATGTTTTCGACAGCACCGAGACTCAGTTCCATTCATCGCTCAATCTCCATGGTAAGCATGAACCTATAAAGATACGACCAAAACAGAAAA containing:
- a CDS encoding Panacea domain-containing protein, giving the protein MDEMKLHKLLYFTQRESFVLLGKPMFLDKFEAWKYGPVMRCLRKTHWDRQVQSLSADSEYIPVLEDTLRRYAGMGSWTLSNISHGETCWQKAKDKEVGSYPVEIETSDIEYDARVIKYRRFMCPQ
- a CDS encoding DUF6043 family protein, with the translated sequence MNKEDTKRLTKELLKEWQRTHYQEYCDFSDLMHNRDGKGFDVVFAEACMMIPRFEKELVLYLKNDRSEGIEDLETMLKEEGIISKLSLHFFAQLPDSNVPAMLCWLFFGRSFECMVEYGEEMIRNPKLNFLLRRLARVNIKVIINRSISIKARTEADWVKFVEELDEIGETPTVTASVVSKFKSLPTDTKATMKETSEKKPITGKQKKRRTLEELLPNGDEYLFDSIDEHVNLRQSGRDLAMLYLVLDKGRAMVRTTVTEFHAALVVRYKDKKNIEIPGHRWIQGALKDYLEPTEYRQKSILTFERPEHIVDYNELRERLNVADYMYSY
- a CDS encoding phage integrase SAM-like domain-containing protein, with translation MNKALFSDESRRFAGATVYIILAPDNRYKFDTGKSVPLTVCVTHQRARRYFSTGYKVSSMKEYEALFSKSNTAIETRKELRKMFDRVCAKADELILLNRFSVADLKSYLDKSEGKVTEKTMRADDTFSYWAALGASKEKVKTRAMYSSALDWFKLFRKDKPISLSAVDTAIITRFAKWLDEQKARNGTDQPLSLDTRMVILRATRAVFNQAYKDGHTTMVPNFKGLIHAGNRRRLNALTVEEVLRLWEYWLAAPDKQSKYARAVGRSLLLYCLNGMNTIDMAKLVWTEKAAVSQKFPQFVFIRSKIDRANKPIGKQLDETSVPIIPQLRQLLDVYASPYSPGELVFPDIFLNAVTDEQKAIRVHDFNRRISKNIKDVCESLGIQSVTPQYARNSFISALAHHGVMTAYIDYAVGHATSEVSALLAGYISNVTPAMMQAFNEKIFIVPPIL